Proteins encoded together in one Kutzneria kofuensis window:
- a CDS encoding ribose-5-phosphate isomerase: MRVYLGSDHAGYELKSHLVKHLAASGHDVVDIGPAAYDPEDDYPAFCIATASRVVADEGSLGVVIGGSGNGEQIAANKVPGARAALAWNTETAKLSREHNNAQVVGIGARMHTVEEATEIVEAFLATSFSGVERHQRRIDILAEYERTGTAPELPAS; the protein is encoded by the coding sequence GTGCGCGTCTACCTGGGTTCAGACCATGCCGGCTACGAGCTGAAGTCCCACCTGGTCAAGCACCTCGCGGCCAGCGGACACGACGTGGTCGACATCGGCCCCGCCGCCTACGACCCCGAGGACGACTACCCGGCCTTCTGCATCGCCACCGCCAGCCGCGTGGTCGCCGACGAGGGCAGCCTCGGCGTGGTGATCGGCGGCTCCGGCAACGGCGAGCAGATCGCCGCCAACAAGGTGCCGGGCGCGCGGGCCGCGCTGGCGTGGAACACCGAGACCGCGAAGCTGTCCCGGGAGCACAACAACGCCCAGGTTGTGGGCATCGGTGCGCGCATGCACACCGTCGAGGAGGCCACGGAGATCGTCGAGGCGTTCCTGGCCACGTCGTTCTCCGGCGTCGAGCGCCACCAGCGCCGCATCGACATCCTGGCCGAGTACGAGCGGACCGGCACCGCGCCGGAGCTGCCGGCCAGCTGA
- a CDS encoding GNAT family N-acetyltransferase, producing the protein MTASPLVTRTLTAEEIPAFIDVVFRAFLDDPAPENVAAETAQLEPHRTHGVFDGDELIGGGTMLTKRMTLPGTGPQPVAAVSCVAVAPDHRRRGALTRLMRAQLHSQHESGDAFAALYASEGAIYGRFGYGLAGHRAAFAVPRGAAFQSTVDISDGRIREVDKETALPLMHHLHGKVAPTRVGWVDRTKASWQVLLAENAEQLRSEDATKWRYAIHPEGYAIYQVRRNWSSRKPQHEVHAKEVLGATPQAYAALWRYLLDIDLTTVVRGDAATDDPIIHMLSDAADNGRQVTDGLWVRIVDIDRALPLRTYSAPVDVVLAVEDTLCPWNAGTWRIVAEADGPATVTRTDAEPDLALSARELGAVFLGGTTVQELVAAQRVRELTPGKARAASRAFAGDHQPHCPEKF; encoded by the coding sequence ATGACCGCATCGCCGCTGGTGACCCGCACCCTCACCGCCGAGGAGATCCCGGCGTTCATCGACGTGGTCTTCCGGGCCTTCCTGGACGACCCGGCTCCGGAGAACGTCGCGGCCGAGACCGCCCAGCTGGAGCCGCACCGCACGCACGGCGTCTTCGACGGCGACGAGCTCATCGGCGGCGGCACCATGCTCACCAAACGCATGACGCTGCCCGGCACCGGTCCACAGCCGGTCGCCGCGGTGTCCTGCGTCGCCGTCGCACCGGACCATCGCCGTCGGGGCGCCCTGACCCGATTGATGCGCGCACAGTTGCATTCCCAGCACGAAAGTGGCGACGCGTTCGCCGCGCTGTATGCCTCCGAGGGCGCTATCTACGGCCGTTTCGGCTACGGCCTCGCCGGTCACCGCGCCGCCTTCGCGGTGCCCAGGGGTGCGGCGTTTCAGTCCACTGTAGACATCAGTGACGGGCGGATTCGTGAGGTGGACAAGGAAACCGCGCTGCCGCTGATGCATCACCTGCACGGCAAGGTGGCACCGACGCGCGTCGGCTGGGTGGACCGCACCAAGGCGTCGTGGCAGGTGCTCCTCGCCGAGAACGCTGAGCAATTGCGTAGCGAGGATGCCACGAAGTGGCGGTACGCCATCCATCCGGAGGGCTACGCGATCTACCAGGTGAGGCGGAACTGGAGTTCCCGCAAGCCACAACACGAGGTGCACGCCAAGGAGGTGCTGGGCGCCACGCCGCAGGCGTATGCGGCGCTGTGGCGGTACCTGCTCGACATCGACCTGACCACGGTCGTCCGGGGCGATGCCGCCACGGACGACCCGATCATCCACATGCTCAGCGACGCCGCCGACAACGGTCGGCAGGTCACCGACGGCCTGTGGGTGCGGATCGTCGACATCGACCGCGCGCTGCCGTTGCGCACCTACTCCGCGCCGGTCGACGTCGTGCTGGCGGTCGAAGACACCCTCTGTCCGTGGAACGCCGGCACCTGGCGAATCGTCGCCGAGGCCGATGGGCCGGCGACAGTCACCCGCACCGACGCCGAGCCGGACCTGGCGCTGAGCGCCCGCGAACTCGGCGCGGTGTTCCTCGGCGGCACCACCGTGCAGGAACTCGTTGCCGCACAACGCGTCCGCGAGCTCACGCCGGGCAAGGCGCGGGCCGCGTCGCGGGCGTTCGCCGGCGACCACCAGCCGCACTGCCCGGAGAAGTTCTGA
- a CDS encoding 2-phosphosulfolactate phosphatase has protein sequence MTDDVFRQDGYRLRLEWGENGVAALASSCAVLVIVDVLSFTTAVDIALDRGGRVQPVRRGDVRTLSSARSAGAVLAGDQKWTLRPSSLLDLPAGTLLALPSPNGATLCTQAAAASATVFAACLRNAESVAREVEKVADGQPIGIVPAGERWGVTAGPLRPGIEDLLGAGAVAAALLATNSSGASPETRLAASCFSHEIENVVELLRGCASGRELTADGHTADVELAAAVGSSSCAPVLSDGVLTNRLSA, from the coding sequence GTGACCGACGACGTTTTCCGCCAGGACGGATACCGGCTGCGCCTGGAATGGGGCGAGAACGGCGTTGCGGCGCTGGCGTCGAGCTGCGCGGTTCTGGTCATCGTCGACGTGTTGTCCTTCACGACGGCGGTCGACATCGCGCTGGATCGCGGCGGTCGGGTGCAACCTGTGCGAAGAGGAGATGTTCGTACGCTTTCCTCCGCGCGGTCGGCCGGCGCCGTCCTCGCCGGCGACCAGAAGTGGACGCTCCGGCCGTCGTCGTTGCTCGACCTGCCGGCCGGCACGCTGCTCGCCCTGCCGTCACCCAATGGGGCGACGTTGTGCACGCAGGCGGCCGCCGCCAGCGCGACCGTCTTCGCCGCTTGTCTGCGCAACGCCGAGTCCGTTGCGCGCGAAGTCGAGAAAGTCGCCGACGGACAGCCGATCGGCATCGTGCCGGCCGGCGAGCGGTGGGGCGTCACCGCCGGCCCGCTGCGTCCCGGCATCGAGGACCTGCTCGGCGCGGGCGCCGTCGCCGCCGCGCTGCTCGCGACGAACTCCAGCGGCGCGTCGCCGGAGACCAGGTTGGCGGCGAGCTGCTTTTCGCACGAAATCGAGAATGTCGTCGAACTTCTCCGCGGCTGCGCGTCCGGTCGTGAGCTGACGGCCGACGGGCACACCGCCGACGTCGAGCTGGCCGCGGCGGTCGGCAGCAGTTCGTGCGCACCGGTGCTCAGCGACGGAGTGCTGACCAACAGACTGTCCGCATGA
- a CDS encoding nuclear transport factor 2 family protein: MTDANVVARRYLEIWNQSDGALRAKAAAELLTAACRFVDPIADVSGPDGLAAVIGGVHERFPGHRFRPLGEVDAHHDVLRFTWELVPEGGEESVVIGTDVLALTEDGQVGGISGFFDKVPAA, translated from the coding sequence ATGACCGACGCGAACGTTGTGGCCCGGCGCTACCTGGAGATCTGGAACCAGTCCGATGGGGCACTGCGCGCCAAGGCCGCCGCCGAGCTGCTCACCGCTGCCTGCCGGTTCGTCGACCCGATCGCCGACGTGAGCGGTCCCGACGGACTCGCAGCTGTCATCGGGGGCGTGCACGAGCGGTTTCCGGGGCATCGGTTCCGGCCGTTGGGGGAGGTGGACGCCCATCACGACGTACTGCGGTTCACCTGGGAGCTGGTGCCCGAGGGCGGCGAAGAGTCCGTGGTGATCGGCACCGACGTGCTGGCGCTGACCGAGGACGGGCAGGTCGGCGGGATCAGCGGCTTCTTCGACAAGGTGCCCGCGGCCTGA
- a CDS encoding Fpg/Nei family DNA glycosylase encodes MPEGHTLHRLARLHQRRYAGEKVQVSSPQGKFTGAATVDGRVLESAEAVGKHLLHRYGPDSTVHVHLGLYGTFTEFTRPEPAVTGMVRMRMLGETHGTDLRGPTACELLTDDEVEALFARLGPDPLRRDADPERAWRRISKSRVSVAALLLDQAVLAGVGNVYRAEVLFRHGIDPMLAGRQLDRELWGSIWADLVELMRYGVKVGRIDTVRPEHDPEVTGRAPRQDRHGGEVYVYRRTGQPCLVCGTPVATKELAGRNLYWCPTCQPA; translated from the coding sequence ATGCCGGAGGGTCACACGCTGCACCGGCTCGCCCGGCTGCACCAGCGCCGGTACGCCGGCGAGAAGGTGCAGGTCAGCAGTCCACAAGGCAAGTTCACCGGCGCGGCGACGGTCGACGGGCGGGTGCTCGAGAGTGCCGAAGCCGTGGGAAAGCACCTGCTGCACCGGTACGGGCCGGACTCGACCGTGCACGTCCACCTCGGCCTGTACGGGACGTTCACCGAGTTCACCCGTCCGGAGCCGGCTGTCACCGGCATGGTCCGGATGCGCATGCTCGGCGAAACCCACGGCACGGACCTACGCGGCCCGACCGCGTGCGAATTGCTGACGGACGACGAAGTCGAGGCGTTGTTCGCCCGGCTCGGACCGGATCCACTGCGTCGCGACGCCGATCCGGAGCGGGCGTGGCGGCGGATCTCGAAGTCCCGGGTGTCGGTCGCCGCGCTCCTGCTCGACCAGGCGGTGCTGGCCGGCGTCGGCAATGTCTATCGCGCCGAGGTGCTGTTCCGGCACGGCATCGACCCGATGCTGGCGGGCAGGCAGCTGGACCGCGAGCTGTGGGGCTCGATCTGGGCCGATCTCGTCGAGTTGATGCGGTACGGCGTGAAGGTCGGGCGGATCGACACCGTCCGGCCGGAGCACGACCCGGAGGTGACCGGTCGGGCGCCGCGGCAGGACCGGCACGGCGGCGAGGTGTACGTCTACCGCCGCACCGGTCAGCCCTGTCTGGTCTGCGGAACTCCGGTGGCCACCAAGGAGTTGGCCGGCCGCAACCTCTACTGGTGCCCTACCTGCCAGCCGGCCTGA
- a CDS encoding efflux RND transporter permease subunit codes for MTFLTRLSLANRGLVALVALIALGFGAWAIPSLQRQLLPSLAFPAAVVVSQYPGASPEIVQDQVTKPIEDALRSVPGQTQLTSTSSQGSSSVTVQFDFGTDLDNAVNKMSQAVNQIAPQLPTNVKPNVIVGNTDDLPVIVLAASSDADQQQLAAKLTSTVVPELQGITGVREANVTGARDKVVTISLDNAKLAAAGLSATAVTNALRANGTPTPAGTLTQGNQTLTVQIGQRLSSVDDVRNLYLTPTTPALPGRPAPQPVKLGDVAQVTEDLAPSTSLTRTNGKDSLGVSVTKTPDGNAVDISNQVRDKISQLEADLGDNAKLTVIQDQAPAVNKAVEGLTEEGLLGLAFAVVVILIFLLSVRSTIVTAVSIPLSVVIALIVLWTTKTSLNLLTLGGLTIAIGRVVDDSIVVLENIKRHLSYGEDKKRAVLDGTREVAGAVTASTLTTVAVFAPIAVVGGLVGELFAPFGLTVTVALLASLLVALTIVPVLAYWFLKPAKEGTDPEEAVRKELRNPLQRMYVPVIRFATRRRLTTVLIAILIMFGTLAMGAGLKTNFLDGSGENTINVSQALPVGSSLATTDAAAKRVESAIQGVDGVQTYQVTVGSGGGFLGFGGNSGTSKASYAITIKDGADLDTVQNSLRDKLNALPDAGKITVGAGGGGGGFGGSSLQVVVQASDENVLRTASDAVQKTMSGISGVTDVTSDLVNSAPEVHVSVDRQAAAKQGLSDSTIGQAVQAQLAGSQIAQLTLNGTSENVVLRTGSAPGDLDALKALPLPGTTGVVRLDSVATVQQTNGPVQIKRIDGARSATVSGTADSANTGAISADLTQKLKDTKLPAGATYSIGGVSQQQSDAFGNLGIALAVAVALVFLIMVAVFRSLIQPLVLLVSIPFAATGAIAALLISGIPLGLPSLIGVLMLIGIVVTNAIVLMDLINKYREDGMSIADAVVEGGRRRLRPILMTAAATIFALLPMALGLTQSGAFISRPLAVVVIGGLVSSTLLTLLLVPTLYTMVENTKERFRKRREAKRNRAAEPERPELVNAK; via the coding sequence ATGACCTTCCTGACCAGACTCAGCCTCGCCAACCGCGGCCTGGTGGCCCTGGTGGCGCTCATCGCCCTGGGCTTCGGCGCGTGGGCGATCCCGTCACTGCAAAGACAGCTGCTGCCGTCGCTGGCCTTCCCGGCCGCGGTCGTGGTCTCCCAGTACCCGGGGGCCTCCCCCGAGATCGTGCAGGACCAGGTCACGAAGCCGATCGAGGACGCGCTGCGCAGCGTCCCCGGCCAGACCCAGCTGACCTCGACCTCCAGCCAGGGCTCGTCCTCGGTCACCGTGCAGTTCGACTTCGGCACGGACCTCGACAACGCGGTCAACAAGATGTCGCAGGCGGTCAACCAGATCGCCCCGCAGCTGCCGACCAACGTCAAGCCGAACGTGATCGTCGGCAACACCGACGACCTGCCCGTCATCGTGCTCGCCGCCTCCTCCGACGCCGACCAGCAGCAACTCGCCGCGAAGCTGACCAGCACGGTGGTGCCGGAACTGCAGGGCATCACGGGCGTCCGCGAGGCCAACGTGACCGGCGCGCGGGACAAGGTCGTCACGATCAGCCTGGACAACGCCAAGCTCGCCGCCGCGGGCCTGAGCGCCACCGCGGTCACGAACGCTTTGCGCGCCAACGGAACCCCGACGCCGGCCGGCACGCTGACCCAGGGCAACCAGACCCTGACCGTGCAGATCGGACAGCGCCTGTCCTCCGTGGACGACGTGCGCAACCTCTACCTGACGCCGACGACGCCCGCCCTGCCGGGACGGCCCGCGCCGCAGCCGGTCAAGCTGGGCGACGTCGCCCAGGTGACCGAGGATCTCGCGCCGTCAACGTCCCTGACCCGCACCAACGGCAAGGACAGCCTGGGCGTTTCCGTCACCAAGACTCCCGACGGCAACGCCGTCGACATCTCCAACCAGGTGCGCGACAAGATCTCCCAGCTCGAGGCCGATCTCGGCGACAACGCCAAGCTGACGGTCATCCAGGACCAGGCCCCGGCCGTCAACAAGGCGGTCGAGGGCCTGACCGAGGAGGGCCTGCTGGGCCTGGCCTTCGCGGTCGTGGTCATCCTGATCTTCCTGCTGTCGGTGCGCTCCACCATCGTCACCGCGGTGTCCATCCCGCTCTCGGTGGTCATCGCGCTGATCGTGCTGTGGACGACCAAGACCTCGCTGAACCTGCTCACGCTCGGCGGCCTGACCATCGCCATCGGACGTGTGGTCGACGACTCGATCGTGGTGCTGGAGAACATCAAGCGCCATCTCAGTTACGGCGAGGACAAGAAGCGCGCGGTGCTGGACGGCACCCGTGAGGTCGCGGGCGCGGTCACCGCGTCGACGTTGACCACGGTCGCCGTGTTCGCGCCGATCGCCGTGGTCGGTGGTCTCGTCGGCGAGCTGTTCGCACCGTTCGGATTGACGGTCACGGTCGCGTTGCTGGCCTCGCTGCTGGTGGCGCTGACGATCGTGCCGGTGCTCGCCTACTGGTTCCTCAAGCCCGCCAAGGAAGGCACCGATCCCGAGGAGGCGGTGCGCAAGGAGCTGCGCAACCCGCTGCAGCGGATGTACGTGCCGGTCATCCGGTTCGCCACTCGCCGCCGGTTGACCACGGTGCTGATCGCGATCCTGATCATGTTCGGCACGCTCGCGATGGGCGCCGGCCTGAAGACCAACTTCCTCGACGGCTCCGGCGAGAACACCATCAACGTCTCGCAGGCGCTGCCGGTAGGCAGCAGCCTGGCCACCACGGACGCAGCGGCCAAGCGCGTGGAGTCGGCTATCCAGGGCGTCGACGGCGTGCAGACCTACCAGGTCACGGTCGGCTCGGGCGGCGGCTTCCTCGGTTTCGGCGGCAACAGCGGCACGTCCAAGGCCAGCTACGCGATCACGATCAAGGACGGCGCCGATCTCGACACCGTGCAGAACTCGTTGCGGGACAAGCTGAACGCGCTGCCGGACGCCGGCAAGATCACGGTCGGCGCCGGTGGTGGCGGCGGGGGCTTCGGCGGCAGCTCGCTGCAGGTCGTCGTGCAGGCGTCTGACGAGAACGTGCTGCGCACCGCGTCGGACGCCGTGCAGAAGACCATGTCCGGCATCTCGGGCGTCACGGACGTGACCAGCGACCTGGTCAACAGCGCACCGGAGGTCCACGTCTCGGTCGACCGGCAGGCCGCCGCCAAGCAGGGCCTGAGCGACTCGACGATCGGCCAGGCGGTGCAGGCCCAGCTGGCCGGCAGCCAGATCGCGCAGTTGACGTTGAACGGCACCTCGGAGAACGTGGTGCTGCGCACCGGTTCCGCGCCGGGCGACCTCGACGCGCTCAAGGCGCTGCCGCTGCCGGGCACGACCGGCGTGGTCCGGCTCGACTCCGTCGCCACGGTCCAGCAGACCAACGGCCCGGTGCAGATCAAGCGCATCGACGGGGCGCGCAGCGCCACCGTGAGCGGCACGGCCGACAGCGCCAACACGGGCGCGATCAGCGCCGACCTGACGCAGAAGTTGAAGGACACCAAGCTGCCCGCCGGCGCGACCTACTCCATCGGCGGTGTGAGCCAGCAGCAGAGTGACGCTTTCGGCAACCTCGGCATCGCGCTCGCGGTTGCCGTCGCACTGGTGTTCCTGATCATGGTCGCGGTGTTCCGCAGCCTGATCCAGCCGCTGGTTCTGCTGGTGTCCATCCCCTTCGCGGCCACCGGCGCGATCGCGGCGCTGCTGATCAGCGGCATCCCGCTCGGCCTGCCGTCGCTGATCGGCGTGCTGATGCTGATCGGCATCGTGGTGACGAACGCGATCGTGCTGATGGATCTGATCAACAAATATCGCGAGGACGGCATGAGCATCGCCGACGCGGTGGTGGAGGGCGGTCGCCGCCGGCTGCGTCCGATCCTCATGACCGCGGCGGCGACGATCTTCGCGCTGCTGCCGATGGCCCTCGGCCTGACGCAGAGCGGGGCGTTCATCTCGCGTCCGCTGGCGGTGGTGGTGATCGGCGGCCTGGTCAGTTCCACGCTGCTGACGCTGCTGCTGGTGCCGACGCTCTACACCATGGTGGAGAACACCAAGGAGCGGTTCCGCAAGCGCCGCGAGGCGAAGCGGAACCGGGCCGCCGAGCCGGAGCGGCCGGAACTGGTCAACGCCAAGTAG
- a CDS encoding MarR family winged helix-turn-helix transcriptional regulator codes for MEDKEQLIASITATQRSLGRVFGAARANPLMSLNLTMRQLKVLLTLARRGPTAGQELTAEMGVSLATVTGIVDRLAAQGLVSRREDPSDRRVRLLELTAEGHKLVGSVVDAGSAQYRRLLSRLEVDELRLLDSLIRRMAEIADEEFRES; via the coding sequence ATGGAGGACAAGGAGCAGCTCATCGCCAGCATCACCGCGACGCAGCGGTCGCTGGGCCGGGTCTTCGGCGCCGCGCGGGCCAACCCGCTGATGTCGCTCAACCTCACGATGCGTCAGCTCAAGGTGCTGCTCACGCTGGCCCGACGGGGTCCGACGGCCGGGCAGGAGTTGACCGCCGAGATGGGCGTGAGCTTGGCCACCGTCACCGGCATCGTCGACCGGCTGGCCGCTCAGGGGCTCGTCTCCCGCCGCGAGGACCCTTCCGACCGCCGGGTCCGGTTGCTCGAGCTCACCGCCGAGGGCCACAAGCTCGTCGGCAGCGTCGTGGACGCCGGCAGCGCTCAGTACCGCCGGCTGCTGTCTCGCCTCGAAGTTGACGAACTTCGCCTGCTCGACAGCCTTATCCGCCGCATGGCCGAGATCGCCGACGAGGAGTTCCGGGAGTCCTGA
- a CDS encoding NAD(P)/FAD-dependent oxidoreductase codes for MNRRDRIVVVGAGAAGLRAAERLRELRFEGEVVMVGNEPHRPYHRPELSKQLLTGRVHADQLTLAAYTDVDARWRLNTAARGVDTGKRVLALPGGEQLAYDGLVIATGMESRHLPGAPVSDPRVHQLRTLDDATRLREALSADKEPVVVIGGGFTGCEVAASVRALKRRVTIVTHGPTLMAGALPPELCDGITRLHQSKGVGLALGVKVLHWLPQDNGIAIHLSDGQVLVAGHVVIAVGGLPSVSWLRGSKIPHDERDGVYCEPTCHVVGSADVVAAGDVACWPNLRFDDVPRRVEHWLNAVEMGRAAAENLLLGPSRAPVFAPLPRFWTEQHRMKVQVAGQPQLGGEHGRLGPGSLASARADGLVGLTTVDRPREFNRLVAGLDNRRPSPTARRKRIQEPVPTGREPMPRAGEPMRPPPKSTPLVSNYLPAGVTLTPTSTRT; via the coding sequence GTGAACCGACGAGATCGCATCGTCGTAGTAGGGGCTGGAGCGGCGGGCTTGAGAGCCGCTGAACGGCTGCGTGAACTCAGGTTCGAGGGTGAGGTGGTGATGGTCGGCAACGAGCCACACCGTCCTTATCACCGACCTGAGCTGTCCAAGCAGTTGCTGACCGGGAGAGTGCATGCCGACCAGTTGACGCTGGCCGCCTACACCGATGTCGACGCGCGCTGGCGGCTGAACACCGCGGCTCGCGGCGTCGACACCGGCAAGCGGGTGCTCGCGCTGCCCGGCGGCGAACAGCTCGCCTACGACGGCCTGGTGATCGCCACCGGCATGGAGTCCCGGCACCTGCCTGGTGCCCCCGTCAGCGACCCGCGCGTGCACCAGCTGCGCACCCTCGACGACGCGACCCGGCTTCGTGAGGCGCTGTCCGCCGACAAAGAGCCGGTCGTCGTGATCGGCGGCGGCTTCACCGGCTGCGAGGTCGCGGCCAGCGTCCGAGCGCTCAAGCGGCGGGTGACGATCGTGACCCACGGCCCGACGCTGATGGCCGGCGCTCTGCCGCCCGAGCTGTGTGACGGCATCACCCGTCTGCACCAGAGCAAGGGTGTCGGCCTGGCGCTGGGCGTGAAGGTGCTGCACTGGCTGCCACAGGACAACGGCATCGCGATCCACCTGTCCGACGGGCAGGTGCTCGTCGCCGGGCACGTGGTCATCGCGGTCGGCGGCCTGCCGTCGGTGTCCTGGCTGCGTGGCTCGAAGATCCCGCACGACGAGCGTGACGGCGTGTACTGCGAGCCGACCTGCCACGTCGTCGGCTCCGCCGACGTGGTGGCCGCCGGTGACGTGGCGTGCTGGCCGAACCTGCGGTTCGACGATGTGCCCAGGCGCGTCGAGCACTGGCTGAACGCGGTCGAGATGGGCCGGGCGGCGGCGGAGAACCTGCTGCTGGGGCCGTCGCGGGCGCCGGTGTTCGCCCCGCTGCCGCGGTTCTGGACCGAACAGCACCGGATGAAGGTGCAGGTCGCGGGCCAGCCGCAGCTGGGCGGCGAGCACGGGCGGCTCGGCCCGGGCAGCCTGGCGTCGGCGCGTGCGGACGGACTGGTCGGGCTGACCACCGTCGACCGGCCGCGCGAGTTCAACCGCCTGGTGGCCGGGCTCGACAACCGCCGACCGAGCCCGACGGCAAGGAGAAAACGAATCCAGGAACCGGTTCCAACCGGCCGGGAACCGATGCCTCGAGCAGGAGAACCGATGCGTCCGCCACCGAAGTCAACCCCCTTGGTGTCGAACTACCTGCCCGCAGGCGTCACGCTCACACCAACTTCTACAAGAACATAG
- a CDS encoding ferredoxin has product MSPRRALHGSSLTISVNNGRCHLYGTCQYEAPSLFELTEDERLRYVTEVIPEYADQARAAAMACPMRAIQLSGERL; this is encoded by the coding sequence ATGAGTCCTCGTCGCGCTCTGCACGGCAGCTCCCTGACGATCAGCGTGAACAACGGTCGCTGCCACCTCTACGGCACCTGCCAGTACGAGGCCCCGAGTCTGTTCGAACTGACCGAGGACGAGCGGCTGCGCTACGTCACCGAGGTGATCCCCGAGTACGCCGACCAGGCCCGCGCCGCCGCGATGGCCTGCCCGATGCGGGCTATCCAGCTGTCCGGGGAGCGACTGTGA
- a CDS encoding MBL fold metallo-hydrolase gives MSARWIEVADGVHVRRHEELDLSLGLVVGDDACLVVDTGGDEAQGAEWAAAVRAVTPLPWTVVLTHAHFDHAFGTQAFLPCPVLAHPNCVDELVVEGAEDKDKWAAHYDAQNQPEIAANIRATRIALPNTLVSERTAVDLGGRTVEIAQFGRGHTDHDLVLRVPDADVVFAGDLVENGAPPAFEGSFPASWPTALAGLLDLTGPDTVVVPGHGEPVDAAFVAAQRAEIAAVVELTRALTAGSVTLEDVFRDSPFPAEATRRAIGRLTGRNRSAR, from the coding sequence ATGAGTGCGCGCTGGATCGAGGTCGCCGACGGAGTCCACGTCCGTCGGCACGAGGAGCTGGACCTGTCACTCGGGTTGGTCGTCGGCGACGACGCCTGCCTCGTCGTGGACACCGGCGGCGACGAGGCGCAGGGCGCCGAGTGGGCGGCGGCCGTGCGCGCCGTGACGCCGCTGCCGTGGACGGTCGTGCTCACGCACGCCCATTTCGACCATGCCTTCGGCACTCAGGCGTTCCTCCCCTGCCCGGTGCTGGCCCATCCGAACTGCGTCGACGAACTCGTCGTCGAGGGCGCCGAGGACAAGGACAAATGGGCCGCACACTACGACGCCCAGAACCAACCGGAAATCGCCGCCAACATCCGCGCCACCCGGATCGCGCTGCCGAACACGTTGGTGTCCGAACGAACTGCGGTCGACCTCGGCGGGCGAACCGTGGAAATCGCCCAGTTCGGCCGCGGGCACACCGACCACGATCTGGTGCTGCGGGTGCCGGACGCCGATGTCGTGTTCGCCGGCGATCTGGTGGAGAACGGCGCGCCGCCGGCGTTCGAGGGTTCGTTCCCGGCGTCGTGGCCGACCGCGCTCGCCGGACTGCTCGATCTCACCGGTCCGGACACGGTCGTCGTGCCGGGGCACGGCGAGCCGGTCGACGCGGCGTTCGTTGCCGCCCAACGAGCCGAGATCGCGGCCGTCGTCGAGCTCACGCGGGCGCTGACCGCCGGGTCGGTCACGCTCGAGGACGTGTTCCGTGACTCACCGTTCCCGGCCGAGGCCACCCGTAGGGCCATCGGAAGGTTGACGGGGCGTAACCGTTCCGCGCGGTAA